From a single Paenibacillus sp. FSL W8-0426 genomic region:
- a CDS encoding trypsin-like peptidase domain-containing protein, with the protein MKALGKKSMAVFMAAVLSIGVALTPGPAQAAANMKAKVIDGQVYVSTADLVKALGGSGQYDAQTGLYQYKGNEAIPKVIEKVSPSVVGIIGKSTEGTTGTADRYNLAHGTGVIIRANGWIVTNAHVIDGLDNPVVVTTDGNTYKITESYSDPLSDIALIKINGKSLQPATFAKASQAVVGETVIAIGTPISFSLRNSASVGVISGLNRGVQETYRLIQTDTAINPGNSGGPLVNLKGEVVGINSMKFAEVGIENMGFSIPVDTVQYVIQHFFKYGEVKRASLGLELEESWSAIVGLPTDDPLTVTGVLSPEASKARIKEGDLLYSVAGTRITSMVDINELLKGYLPGQKVKLLMQSDGDIVTRTLALVDFADVGLDPDSDSDEAYAEEQ; encoded by the coding sequence ATGAAAGCATTGGGGAAAAAAAGCATGGCCGTGTTCATGGCTGCAGTGTTGTCCATCGGGGTTGCGTTGACACCCGGACCGGCACAGGCAGCGGCGAACATGAAGGCAAAAGTGATTGACGGACAGGTATATGTCAGCACGGCTGATCTGGTCAAGGCATTGGGAGGCAGCGGGCAATACGATGCACAGACAGGATTGTACCAGTATAAAGGGAATGAAGCCATCCCCAAGGTCATCGAAAAAGTTTCACCTTCCGTAGTAGGCATTATCGGCAAATCCACCGAAGGAACCACAGGAACAGCGGACCGTTACAATCTTGCCCATGGCACAGGCGTCATAATTCGCGCGAATGGCTGGATTGTCACGAACGCTCACGTCATTGACGGGTTGGACAACCCGGTCGTCGTTACGACAGATGGCAATACATATAAGATCACCGAGAGCTACAGCGATCCGTTAAGCGATATTGCATTGATCAAAATCAATGGCAAGTCGCTTCAGCCTGCGACCTTTGCCAAAGCTTCGCAAGCCGTCGTTGGGGAAACGGTCATCGCGATCGGCACGCCGATTTCGTTTTCCCTGCGAAATTCGGCGAGCGTCGGCGTAATCAGCGGTCTGAACCGCGGCGTACAGGAAACGTATCGCCTGATCCAGACGGACACGGCCATCAACCCGGGCAATAGCGGGGGGCCTTTGGTCAATCTGAAAGGCGAGGTGGTGGGTATCAACTCCATGAAGTTCGCCGAGGTGGGCATTGAAAACATGGGGTTTTCCATCCCTGTGGATACGGTCCAATATGTGATCCAGCATTTTTTCAAATACGGGGAAGTGAAGCGGGCAAGTCTGGGACTTGAGCTCGAAGAGAGCTGGTCCGCCATCGTGGGGCTTCCGACAGACGACCCGTTGACCGTGACGGGTGTGCTGTCACCCGAAGCGAGCAAAGCCAGAATCAAGGAAGGCGATCTGTTATACAGCGTTGCGGGAACACGCATAACGTCGATGGTGGACATCAACGAACTGTTGAAAGGCTATTTGCCGGGGCAAAAAGTGAAGCTGTTGATGCAGTCGGACGGAGATATCGTTACGCGTACGCTGGCATTGGTCGATTTCGCCGACGTGGGGCTTGATCCGGATTCCGATTCCGATGAGGCGTATGCCGAAGAACAATAG
- a CDS encoding stalk domain-containing protein has protein sequence MKKHVMHVLGTAILTGILTAGVSMPQWASAAEMITSELRIKTGSTGAYINGNKQTIIKPYQTNGVTMVPVGIFKKAFGSEIRLEKDDVIKIKEGAHTVTLTMGSTIAWVDGVKKEMGAAPKMVNGVLMVPLRPVAAGIGATLAPNASGELVIRLPQWSEAADPDDEDDIALDDNKTKVGNSYYGWSINYPADLMFLQSGDQERLMSFRSTDGSYYFEVYVSDQEVALDPDDMLQQLVQEAKINGGTVLDRQTVSKGETPYARIVGKDPDGTFWEMRQYVSEGRQYDVYLADSEALNYKDLGKRASLLNSFQLSFPASDKSIKDLSTVEDGMRFAANEDYGIELQVPAGWSMDNNQMTYQDKNGAFLQLRVTSAPPRTTVKEWSGQLDQWMRETFVGESYEPVRSYTMNIAGETAEVSEFRYNFGDGWQTEFDVFLQKNGYRYYAEFSFPEAQEANRKWFERVMDSMQIDFDTVADNFGQLDEDPYLIDKSKTVKRTSKRYQYSVNIPRYWTPYSDQFEYSPVMYTFTGGEFSIAANANSSVEMTVSQLREAYAEAAKSRKNFKLLGSEELTFAGIPAFSFRYHEVENGIPYSGRQIVFEQGGMTYTITTALNDANSTEAQVAALEKAVNSFTLIK, from the coding sequence ATGAAAAAGCATGTTATGCATGTACTTGGCACAGCGATATTGACCGGCATATTAACCGCAGGCGTGTCCATGCCCCAGTGGGCATCCGCGGCGGAAATGATAACCAGTGAACTGCGGATCAAAACCGGCAGCACAGGGGCTTATATCAATGGGAACAAACAAACGATAATCAAGCCATATCAAACGAATGGGGTCACCATGGTTCCCGTGGGGATTTTCAAAAAAGCGTTCGGCAGCGAAATCCGGCTGGAAAAGGACGACGTGATCAAAATCAAGGAAGGCGCGCATACCGTCACGCTGACGATGGGCAGTACCATTGCCTGGGTAGACGGGGTAAAAAAAGAGATGGGCGCCGCTCCCAAGATGGTCAACGGGGTGTTAATGGTGCCCTTGCGGCCCGTAGCTGCAGGCATTGGAGCCACGCTTGCACCGAACGCTTCGGGAGAACTGGTCATCCGATTGCCTCAATGGAGCGAAGCGGCAGATCCGGATGACGAGGATGACATTGCCCTGGACGATAATAAAACGAAGGTGGGGAACAGCTATTACGGCTGGTCCATCAACTACCCGGCAGACCTGATGTTCCTGCAGAGCGGGGACCAGGAACGATTGATGTCGTTCCGATCAACGGATGGCAGTTATTACTTCGAGGTATACGTCAGCGATCAGGAGGTTGCCCTTGATCCGGATGACATGCTGCAACAGCTCGTGCAAGAGGCGAAAATAAACGGTGGCACGGTGCTCGACAGGCAGACTGTATCCAAGGGGGAAACGCCGTACGCTCGCATCGTTGGCAAGGATCCGGACGGAACCTTTTGGGAGATGCGGCAATATGTCAGCGAAGGCCGCCAATACGATGTGTACCTGGCCGACTCCGAGGCCCTGAACTACAAAGATTTGGGCAAACGCGCATCGCTGTTGAATTCCTTCCAGCTTTCTTTTCCGGCATCGGACAAAAGCATCAAGGATTTGTCTACCGTTGAAGATGGCATGCGTTTCGCGGCGAATGAAGATTATGGCATTGAGCTCCAGGTACCGGCAGGCTGGTCGATGGACAACAATCAGATGACGTACCAGGACAAAAACGGGGCATTTCTGCAGCTGCGCGTGACCTCCGCTCCCCCAAGAACAACCGTAAAGGAATGGAGCGGCCAGTTGGATCAATGGATGCGCGAAACGTTCGTGGGCGAAAGCTATGAACCTGTCCGTTCCTATACGATGAACATTGCCGGCGAGACGGCTGAGGTCAGCGAGTTCCGGTACAATTTCGGAGATGGTTGGCAGACGGAGTTTGATGTGTTCCTGCAGAAGAACGGTTACCGTTATTATGCAGAGTTCTCGTTCCCCGAGGCTCAGGAAGCCAATCGGAAATGGTTTGAACGGGTGATGGACAGCATGCAGATCGATTTCGATACGGTGGCTGACAATTTCGGGCAGCTGGATGAAGATCCATACCTGATCGATAAAAGCAAAACGGTGAAGCGCACGTCCAAACGATACCAGTACAGCGTGAACATCCCGCGCTATTGGACGCCATACAGTGACCAGTTCGAGTATTCGCCGGTCATGTACACGTTCACGGGAGGCGAATTTTCCATCGCCGCAAACGCGAACAGCTCGGTGGAGATGACGGTCAGCCAGCTGCGGGAAGCCTACGCGGAAGCGGCCAAATCACGCAAAAATTTCAAGCTGCTCGGCAGCGAGGAACTGACGTTTGCGGGCATTCCGGCGTTTTCCTTCCGATACCATGAGGTGGAGAACGGCATCCCGTACAGCGGCCGGCAGATTGTGTTTGAACAGGGCGGCATGACGTACACAATCACAACAGCTCTGAACGATGCCAACAGCACGGAGGCGCAGGTGGCGGCGCTGGAAAAAGCAGTGAACTCATTTACTTTGATCAAATAA